Part of the Nostoc sp. ATCC 53789 genome, AGCAAATCCAATTTCTGTGTTAACAACTGTGGTGTCAATGTATTGGCTACTTGACGGAGGGGAATATGTGTAGTGGCAAGTAAAGCGCGGAGTGTCCAGCCAGTATGCGGTGATCGCGCTACAAATAACATTCCAAAACGGTCAACACCTGACTTGTGTGCCAAAAGTTCCGTTTGCCCTGGATAATTATATCCTGCCGCTTTCCAAGCAGATTTAGCGATCGGCCCCGTGACTATCCCATCAAATTTACCAGCGAGTGTTTGTGCGATCGCATATTCCATATAGGCAAAACTAGCCGCACCACTGGCCGCATTACCTATTCCGGGAATAATTTGACCTTTAATTTCTCCATCCAATTGCACATCACAGACAGACAACTCTTCTGGATTTGCCAAAGGTGCTAAATTCTTGATTAAATTCAATTTGTGATAGGTCTGTGCCAGCAAATCCCCATTACCCACCACTGTTACGTCGTATTTTTTACTAATTTCCGGTTCTGCTAAAGCTTTTAAAATCACCTCCGGCCCAATACCCCCCGGATCTCCCAGCGTCAGCGCCAAACGTGGGCGATTCTTTTTGCTAAAATTCACTAAATCACCTTGATTATTTTGATACATAAAATTTATTCATAATTATTATCATTAAAATTTTCCCCATCCCCCTCATTTCCCGTTCTACAGTAGGGATTGCCCCCCAAACCAGTAGGGATTACTTGCTAAACTAGTTTAAAATTATTTACACAGGTCTAATCCTACAGTAACTATTGAAAAGCTTCTGCTAGACCTAGTTTACACACACTAATTTGCATAAGGAGAATCACACCAATGGGCGGCGAAATTTTGAATGCAGCTATATTGTCCTTCGGTTTAATCTTCGTGGGCTGGGGCTTAGGCGCATTGTTACTGAAAATTCAAGGCGGAGAAGAATAACTTCTACGATGAGAAGGAGTCAGAAGACAGAATTCAGAATTCAGAATACCCCAGCAGTCAAGTCAGGGGTAACAATCGGAAAGAATTTTTTCTTCTCCACGATTAAAATCGGGGCTTTAAACTTCGATTCTCCATCCAGTCGCACAGAATCCATTCTGGATTCTGGCTTCTGAATTCTGAATTCTTCTTTGGTATTGACTATTAAGAGGGAAGAGGTTTTTCTCTGCCTTGAAAAGTTCTGTTCGCCCCAAGGTGGCGTTCATACTTTTCGCTAACTGGGAAAAAAGCTTGTCCGTTTACCGGACAGCAATTTTCCCATGAATTTTTCCATAACAAACGATTTTCTTAGAAAAGATGTAAACTTTTGTTTACATAGGTTATTCTGATAACATTCTTTTCATAAAACATTAAAATTTATTACAAACCTCATGACATTATTAATCGTCGGTGCCACTGGCACCTTAGGAAGACAAGTGGCTCGTCGGGCAATCGATGAGGGATATAAAGTACGCTGCCTCGTGCGGAGTAGTAAAAAAGCAGCTTTTCTCAAAGAATGGGGTGCAGAACTTGTACCAGGAAATTTACGTTACCCCGATACCCTAGCGGCAGCTTTAGTTGGTGTAACCCAAGTTATTGATGCGTCAACATCTCGTCCTACAGATTCACTGAGTATCAAGCAAGTGGACTGGGAGGGCAAAGTAGCATTAATTCAAGCAGCAAAAGCAGCAGGTGTAGAGCGCTTTATCTTCTTTTCAATTTTGGATGCGGATAAATACCCAGAAGTACCGCTAATGGAAATTAAGCGTTGTACAGAACTATTCTTAGCTGAGTCAGGCTTGAATTATACCATCTTGCGGCTAGCTGGTTTTATGCAAGGGTTAATCGGTCAATATGGGATTCCCATTTTGGAAGCACAGCCAGTTTGGGTGACAGGTAATTCTTCTCCCATTGCCTATATGGATACTCAAGACATTGCTAAGTTTGCAATCCGTGCATTGAGTGTGCCCGAAACGGAAAACCAAGCTTTTCCTGTAGTTGGTACTCGTGCATGGAGTGCAGAAGAAATCATCAACCTGTGCGAACGCTTATCTGGAAAAGATGCCAGGGTAACGCGGATGCCAATCAGCGTACTGCGTGCTGTGCGGGGCTTAATGCGGTCTTTTCAGTGGGGATGGAACGTAGCCGACAGGCTAGCGTTTACAGAAGTATTGGCTAGTGGTAAACAGCTAAATGCCTCAATGGATGAAGTATATACAGTTTTTGGCTTAGATCCGCAACAAACCACAACTCTAGAAAGCTATCTCCAAGAGTATTTCAGCCGGATCATGAAGAAGCTCAAAGAGGTAGACTACCAGAAAAATAAAAATAAAAAGCAGAAACCTAAAAAAACTCCTTTTAAACAGTCTTCAAAAGCCAATAGTCAATAGTAATTAGAGAAGATACATTAGTCATGAAACTCTACACTCTGGATATTTGACTTCA contains:
- a CDS encoding PetM family cytochrome b6-f complex subunit 7 translates to MGGEILNAAILSFGLIFVGWGLGALLLKIQGGEE
- a CDS encoding SDR family oxidoreductase, encoding MTLLIVGATGTLGRQVARRAIDEGYKVRCLVRSSKKAAFLKEWGAELVPGNLRYPDTLAAALVGVTQVIDASTSRPTDSLSIKQVDWEGKVALIQAAKAAGVERFIFFSILDADKYPEVPLMEIKRCTELFLAESGLNYTILRLAGFMQGLIGQYGIPILEAQPVWVTGNSSPIAYMDTQDIAKFAIRALSVPETENQAFPVVGTRAWSAEEIINLCERLSGKDARVTRMPISVLRAVRGLMRSFQWGWNVADRLAFTEVLASGKQLNASMDEVYTVFGLDPQQTTTLESYLQEYFSRIMKKLKEVDYQKNKNKKQKPKKTPFKQSSKANSQ
- the pdxA gene encoding 4-hydroxythreonine-4-phosphate dehydrogenase PdxA, coding for MYQNNQGDLVNFSKKNRPRLALTLGDPGGIGPEVILKALAEPEISKKYDVTVVGNGDLLAQTYHKLNLIKNLAPLANPEELSVCDVQLDGEIKGQIIPGIGNAASGAASFAYMEYAIAQTLAGKFDGIVTGPIAKSAWKAAGYNYPGQTELLAHKSGVDRFGMLFVARSPHTGWTLRALLATTHIPLRQVANTLTPQLLTQKLDLLVECLEKDFGIENGRIAIAGLNPHSGEQGQLGHEEQDWLIPWLEQERQNRPKLQLDGPIPPDTMWVKPGQAWYGNSLVQNPADGYLALYHDQGLIPVKLMAFDRAVNTSIGLPFVRTSPDHGTAFDIAGKGIADATSMKAAIHLAAELVSQRLAARKL